The sequence AATCAACTTTGTTACCCTCTTTCTTACCTCATCCTGCTCATCTTCAGGCATTGGAATAAGTCCTTTATCGATAAGATACCCGTCTTCCCCCCAGGCCTTGTCACTGGTAAACTCTTTGAGGAAACCTTCGATGCCGGGGATAGTACCAATGTGGGCCTTTTTTGCGTAGAAATAAAGAGGCCTCGATACGGGATATTCCCCTTCGGCGATGTTATCGAAGGTCGGTTCCTTGCCGTCAATGAGGCTCCCCTGGATCTTGTCACTGTTCTGGTCAAGGAAAGAGAAACCGAAGATACCGAAGGTTTCGGCATCGACTTCAAGCTTCTTTATGATGAGAACGTCGTTTTCTCCGGCATCGACAAAAGCGCCGTCTTCACGGATGGCGTGACAAATGGCTTTATATTTCTTCTTATCCTTTTTCTTCATTCCCTTGATCCAATCGAAAGATTTGCATCCACCTTCCATGGCAAGTTCGACGAAAGCATCACGGGTACCGGAAGTGGGCGGTGGACCGAGAACCTTGATCTTGCTTGAAGGGAGTGAAGGATTAACGTCCTTCCATGTTTTGTAGGGATTAGGGATAAGCTCACCGGCTTTTCCTGTGGGGACTTCCTTGGCTAGCGCAAGAAACAGGTCTTTACGGCTAATATTCATTGTTTTGGCTGCCCTTGAATTGGCAAGGACAATACCATCATAACCGATCTTAACTTCAATAATCTCTTTAATGCCCTTTTTACGGCACATTTCTATTTCTGATTTCTTGATAGCACGGGAAGAATTGATTATGTCGGGGTGAGATGCACCTATACCAGCACAAAAGAGCTTAAATCCACCACCTGAACCGGTTGACTCAATTTTAGGGGTCTTGAACTTTGTCGTTTTTCCAAACTGCTCGGCTACGACAGTAGCGAAAGGATAAACCGTCGATGAACCGACAACGCTGATGTAATCACGAGCGGCCTGGGCTGAACCTGCACTATAAGCAACAAGCAGTGCAGCTAATGAAATTAATTTAAATGTTTTTTTCATTAATTTTCTCCTATTAAATTTTGCGTTCATTTTTTGTCTCCCCCTTTGAAAAAGGGGGATTAAGGGGGATTTCTCGGTTCTCTGACTTCTAAAATCCCCCCTCACCCCCCTTTGCTAAAGGGCGGCATCAAAATAAACTGCATTTTGAATTTGTCACATTATGGCAGAGAATTATTACAGTTTTGTTACAGGAAGGTTAAGGTTAGGTTACGATCTCACTGATACACACCCCATTCCCCTCTCAATCTCCCCCTTGAAGGGAGGAGAAGTAAAAATCCTTCCCTTTCAAGGATTTATGCCCTTGAGGGTAGAGGATCAGGGTGAGAATTATTACAGTCTTGTGAAATGTATGAGGGGGCAGAAAATAACAATATCAGTCATCTTCACACCAGACAGTGCATTTTTGGCTGCCGTCGGGCCTGGCAAAAACAGCTTTTGTACATATTCCATAGGCGCTTCCTTCGAGAAATACCACTTTATCACCTCTTTTAAAAGCGGGGCACTTTTCTGTAGCTTCAAAGTTATGATTGTTTATCTCGAAAGAGCTTGCATGAGAAACGTCTTGAATTCTGTAGAGTTCATTCTTATCATCACTGAAGATACTTGAAAGTCCTCCACTTTCCTTTTTCTTTTCATCAGTATCTTCTGCCTTGATGCAATCTTTAACTTTACTCTCCACATATTCATCAAGCCATGAGCTAATGGCCTTAATCTCCTGAGGAGACAGTTTTTCAAGCCCTGATTTCTTAAACTGATCATATGGCATGACTTCAGTAATGCTTACCGGATCCGCAGCAAAAGATTGGAAGGGAAATAAAAGCATTAAAATAAAAAGAACTTTTTTCATAAACAGACCTTATCTTGAATTTAAATTTAAAGATAATCAGGGTAAGCTTGAGTTTTTCATAAAATAATCGATAAACGCTGAAATGTCAATTTGCTCTGCTGTTACAGCGGTTCATTCTTTTAGATACAACATCTCTTCAAGGGTAAAAATAAGCGCTTTTGCAACCTGCTCCATAAATTCAGGTGAAATACTATCTGACGTGTCATACCTTGTATGATAATTGGGGTTCCGCATCATGGCTGTGTCAGTAATCATGACTGCTGGAAAACCGGCATCCCAGAAAGGGGCGTGATCACTGAATCTTGAAGGAAGAAGGAGATAACCATTCATCATCACCTTGTGAGTAAAGACCTTCAGATCAGGAACCTTATTAAGGGCAATGTCCTCATAAAGAGACATTAATTTTTCCGATCCGCTGTTTCCAACAAGGGCGATAAAGTCACCAATATGTGGAGCATTTAAAAGAGGTGGAACCTGCTGACTTCCCGGTTCACTGCTTACATATCCAACGGATTCAAGGTTATAGAGTCCTTTGTAACTATGCCCCCTCCCCTTCATGACTTTTACAAAGTTCCTGCTGCCATAGAGAAAGGTAGCACCCGTCATTTGCGGTTCTTCCAATGTAAAGGCGATGAATTGCAATCCCTTTTGCGGCCCCAGTGCTCTTGCTGTCTCCAGCATGACGGCAACGCCTGATGCATTGTCATCGGCTCCCGGACTGCCTGCCACAGTATCATAATGTGCACAAACAGCATACCATTCCCTCTCAGCATCGATCCCGGAAGAGGTGGCGATAAGATTTCTATAAACCTTCCCCTGAAAATCAAACTCGTCATAATCGATATGAAAACCCAGCTTTTTGAACTCATTTTCAATATATTGAGCAGCACACTCCAGTGCATCACGGTCATAAACACCATCTCTTGCGCCTTCCAGGGTCTTTACAATTTCCATTATTTGCTTTTGCATTGTATTACTATACAACAAAAAAAGGCCTCATATAAGAGGCCCTTTAAGTTTTCTACCATATATAATTGAAAAGTACTTTTCTATTGTCTTTGCGAGCGAAGCGAAGCAATCTATATTTTGTTGGTTTATGGAGGACCGGGGAAGACTGCCCTCGGCGGTTTAATCTACTTTAAAGAAAAAGCTATCCGCTGAAGCGTCTGAACAAGGAATGTTTGCAGAAAGATAATAGCAAGAAAAACAATAATCGGTGAGAAATCTATTCCCCCCGCATGGAGCGGAAGAAGTCTTCTTACTCTATCAAGGACGGGATCTGTCGCCCTATGTAAGAACTGAACAATAGGATTATAAGGGTCGGGATTAACCCATGACAATATTACTCTGGCAAGAACTATATACATATATAGTGTGAGAACAATATTGAGTATCGCTGCGAGTGCCTCTAAAAAATTTCCAATAACAAACATAATGTGTAACTAAATAGCCTAAAGGCCCCTCTCTTGTCAATCTTAATCAGCTGATATAAAAATCAGCGGAAGACAGATTAACACAAATAAGTTTTGATTAACACTGATAAAAAACCTTAATCATCATTAAAGTATCATAATAAATCAGTGAAAA comes from Deltaproteobacteria bacterium and encodes:
- a CDS encoding substrate-binding domain-containing protein, with the protein product MKKTFKLISLAALLVAYSAGSAQAARDYISVVGSSTVYPFATVVAEQFGKTTKFKTPKIESTGSGGGFKLFCAGIGASHPDIINSSRAIKKSEIEMCRKKGIKEIIEVKIGYDGIVLANSRAAKTMNISRKDLFLALAKEVPTGKAGELIPNPYKTWKDVNPSLPSSKIKVLGPPPTSGTRDAFVELAMEGGCKSFDWIKGMKKKDKKKYKAICHAIREDGAFVDAGENDVLIIKKLEVDAETFGIFGFSFLDQNSDKIQGSLIDGKEPTFDNIAEGEYPVSRPLYFYAKKAHIGTIPGIEGFLKEFTSDKAWGEDGYLIDKGLIPMPEDEQDEVRKRVTKLIPLAK
- a CDS encoding M28 family peptidase, whose amino-acid sequence is MEIVKTLEGARDGVYDRDALECAAQYIENEFKKLGFHIDYDEFDFQGKVYRNLIATSSGIDAEREWYAVCAHYDTVAGSPGADDNASGVAVMLETARALGPQKGLQFIAFTLEEPQMTGATFLYGSRNFVKVMKGRGHSYKGLYNLESVGYVSSEPGSQQVPPLLNAPHIGDFIALVGNSGSEKLMSLYEDIALNKVPDLKVFTHKVMMNGYLLLPSRFSDHAPFWDAGFPAVMITDTAMMRNPNYHTRYDTSDSISPEFMEQVAKALIFTLEEMLYLKE
- a CDS encoding YggT family protein encodes the protein MFVIGNFLEALAAILNIVLTLYMYIVLARVILSWVNPDPYNPIVQFLHRATDPVLDRVRRLLPLHAGGIDFSPIIVFLAIIFLQTFLVQTLQRIAFSLK